One stretch of Rathayibacter festucae DSM 15932 DNA includes these proteins:
- a CDS encoding AraC family transcriptional regulator produces the protein MLIPDGFLGQRLHVLPKPRVAEALAAPITERLLVTDAGHFPHAAAHGRSRPEGTREAVVILCTAGRGWVSIADSTARVDPGEVAVIAAGTPHRYWADFADPWTIWWLHVAGADAAALISAVVHERTSPVVTARDAFSARTLIEHAVAALERDETDSSLYAASGAAWNLLAQLASDRTRGTLESGDRIRMAQDHLREHLDSPTSITELATLAGMSTSHFSALFKKAAGMSAVEYVKRLRSARARELLITTDASIADIARAVGYSDAFYFSRQFRAINGTSPSEYRAEFHGEALR, from the coding sequence ATGCTGATCCCCGACGGCTTCCTCGGCCAGCGCCTGCATGTCCTCCCGAAACCGCGGGTGGCCGAGGCGCTCGCGGCCCCGATCACCGAGCGCCTGCTGGTGACCGATGCTGGACACTTCCCGCATGCCGCCGCTCACGGCCGCAGCCGTCCCGAGGGCACGCGGGAGGCCGTCGTGATCCTCTGCACCGCCGGCCGGGGCTGGGTCTCGATCGCCGACTCGACCGCCCGGGTGGACCCCGGCGAGGTCGCCGTCATCGCCGCGGGCACCCCGCACCGCTACTGGGCCGACTTCGCCGACCCGTGGACGATCTGGTGGCTGCACGTCGCCGGCGCCGATGCCGCCGCCCTGATCTCCGCCGTCGTCCACGAGCGGACGTCCCCCGTCGTCACCGCGCGCGACGCCTTCTCCGCGAGGACCCTGATCGAGCACGCCGTCGCCGCCCTCGAGCGCGACGAGACCGACTCGAGCCTCTACGCCGCGAGCGGCGCCGCCTGGAACCTCCTCGCCCAGCTCGCCTCCGACCGCACCCGCGGCACCCTCGAGTCGGGCGACCGGATCCGCATGGCCCAGGACCACCTCCGCGAGCACCTCGACTCCCCCACCAGCATCACCGAGCTCGCGACCCTCGCCGGCATGAGCACCTCGCACTTCTCCGCCCTCTTCAAGAAGGCCGCCGGCATGAGCGCCGTCGAGTACGTCAAGCGCCTGCGCAGCGCCCGCGCCCGCGAGCTGCTGATCACCACCGACGCCTCGATCGCCGACATCGCCCGCGCCGTCGGCTACTCCGACGCCTTCTACTTCTCCCGCCAGTTCCGCGCGATCAACGGCACGAGCCCCTCGGAGTACCGCGCCGAGTTCCACGGCGAGGCGCTGCGCTGA
- a CDS encoding cellulase-like family protein: MLTAEYPSSPYQPVPLADHLPERLTITLWDFSWYVRTGPGEPFEDLDAAFAGAVERGYNTIRICAMPFLLFGSGLDTRELRLGPLGGSYAQRVRWYDVAEPTVIDGRAHLLALFAAAKRHGVFVIVSSWEYQQSSSFALERDWFDALMAVPPEDRAERLAEAQAALVGFLAEHDLDDRIAFVELHNEVQAGHLTEGLDYDRADLDAATLALTPRLTRGIDRFHELTDGVPCSVNYAHVPVGGMRGIPWNSDVLVLHPYIYGVLNEFIAAFALRSPIEEFEQDLAAEAFLLEGAPPIAEWTLPAEDQWKLTATIVGKGEIYAHDWGDAERIDRWLYERYGAHHLEMRSTLRIWIAVAADHAALRGVPLVFGEGWVGYTPLEGRFEEGPIGAEYCRLAMRESRRVGARGSIVCSNGAPQHPMWDDVALQRECNEIFAAPA, translated from the coding sequence ATGCTCACTGCGGAGTACCCCTCGTCCCCCTACCAGCCGGTGCCGCTCGCGGATCACCTCCCCGAGCGCCTCACCATCACCCTCTGGGACTTCTCCTGGTACGTGCGCACCGGGCCGGGCGAGCCCTTCGAGGACCTCGACGCGGCCTTCGCCGGTGCCGTCGAACGGGGGTACAACACGATCCGCATCTGCGCGATGCCGTTCCTCCTGTTCGGGTCCGGGCTCGACACCCGGGAGCTCCGGCTCGGGCCGCTCGGCGGCTCCTACGCGCAGCGGGTGCGCTGGTACGACGTCGCCGAGCCGACCGTGATCGACGGCCGCGCCCACCTCCTCGCGCTGTTCGCGGCGGCGAAGCGGCACGGGGTGTTCGTCATCGTCTCGTCCTGGGAGTACCAGCAGTCCTCCTCCTTCGCGCTCGAGCGCGACTGGTTCGACGCGCTGATGGCGGTGCCGCCGGAGGACCGCGCCGAGCGGCTCGCCGAGGCGCAGGCGGCGCTCGTCGGCTTCCTCGCGGAGCACGACCTCGACGACCGGATCGCCTTCGTCGAGCTGCACAACGAGGTGCAGGCGGGGCACCTCACCGAGGGGCTCGACTACGACCGCGCCGACCTCGACGCGGCGACGCTCGCCCTCACCCCGCGCCTCACGCGCGGCATCGACCGGTTCCACGAGCTGACCGACGGCGTCCCGTGCTCCGTCAACTACGCGCACGTGCCCGTCGGCGGGATGCGCGGGATCCCGTGGAACTCGGACGTGCTCGTCCTGCACCCCTACATCTACGGCGTGCTGAACGAGTTCATCGCCGCCTTCGCGTTGCGCAGCCCGATCGAGGAGTTCGAGCAGGACCTCGCCGCCGAGGCCTTCCTGCTCGAGGGCGCCCCGCCCATCGCCGAGTGGACGCTCCCCGCCGAGGACCAGTGGAAGCTGACCGCGACGATCGTCGGCAAGGGCGAGATCTACGCGCACGACTGGGGCGACGCCGAGCGGATCGACCGCTGGCTGTACGAGCGCTACGGCGCGCACCACCTCGAGATGCGCTCGACGCTGAGGATCTGGATCGCCGTCGCCGCCGACCACGCCGCCCTGCGCGGCGTGCCGCTCGTGTTCGGCGAGGGCTGGGTCGGCTACACGCCGCTCGAGGGCCGCTTCGAGGAGGGGCCGATCGGCGCCGAGTACTGCCGGCTCGCGATGCGCGAGTCGCGGCGGGTCGGCGCCCGGGGATCGATCGTCTGCTCGAACGGCGCACCCCAGCACCCGATGTGGGACGACGTCGCCCTGCAGCGCGAGTGCAACGAGATCTTCGCCGCGCCCGCGTAG
- a CDS encoding ABC transporter substrate-binding protein encodes MTNEQRFPNLTRRGFLYGATALGSTALLTGCMGGGGGGGGAGGGGIVLQSSLSDPAPKAALEALVKSYSSGSVTLNTVAIEQFRAQLSTYLTSGNPPDVLTWYAGSVARDYAAQDLLLDLSDLWTGDGAAAGYSAALKDLSTDASGRQIFLPTNYYWWGVFYRKSAFEEWGVEVPTTWDEFMALCETLQGQGIVPLSNGIGSTPWMASGWFDILNLRVNGADYHKELLAGKSSFDSTEVKNVMKYYADIVPFMDPNAPSYAWQDAVTPLVQKKNAMYLVGAFISQNMPEGEGDDLDFFSVPVIDASIPTAEEAPTDGYFASAKTKDADATKAFLSYLAGAESQSAYISASQSSNLPTSPDVDTSVFSPLVQKGVALLAGTEQITQFFNRDSSDDLQTTADAALTKFIAQPGEVDSILKEWQTAADKVFNP; translated from the coding sequence ATGACCAACGAACAGCGATTCCCGAACCTCACCCGACGAGGCTTCCTCTACGGCGCGACCGCGCTCGGCAGCACCGCGCTCCTCACCGGCTGCATGGGCGGCGGCGGGGGCGGCGGCGGTGCGGGCGGCGGCGGGATCGTCCTGCAGTCCTCCCTCTCCGACCCGGCCCCGAAGGCGGCGCTGGAGGCGCTCGTGAAGAGCTACTCGAGCGGCTCCGTCACCCTCAACACGGTGGCGATCGAGCAGTTCCGCGCGCAGCTCTCCACCTACCTGACCTCGGGCAACCCGCCGGACGTGCTCACCTGGTACGCCGGCTCCGTCGCCCGCGACTACGCCGCGCAGGACCTGCTGCTCGACCTCTCCGACCTCTGGACCGGCGACGGGGCCGCGGCCGGCTACTCCGCCGCGCTCAAGGACCTCTCGACCGACGCGAGCGGGAGGCAGATCTTCCTGCCGACGAACTACTACTGGTGGGGCGTCTTCTACCGCAAGTCGGCCTTCGAGGAGTGGGGCGTGGAGGTGCCCACCACCTGGGACGAGTTCATGGCCCTCTGCGAGACGCTGCAGGGCCAGGGCATCGTGCCGCTCTCCAACGGCATCGGCTCGACGCCGTGGATGGCGTCCGGCTGGTTCGACATCCTCAACCTCCGCGTGAACGGCGCGGATTACCACAAGGAGCTCCTGGCCGGGAAGTCGTCGTTCGACTCGACCGAGGTCAAGAACGTCATGAAGTACTACGCCGACATCGTCCCGTTCATGGATCCGAACGCCCCCTCCTACGCCTGGCAGGACGCGGTCACGCCGCTGGTGCAGAAGAAGAACGCGATGTACCTCGTCGGCGCGTTCATCAGCCAGAACATGCCGGAGGGCGAGGGCGACGACCTCGACTTCTTCTCCGTCCCGGTGATCGACGCGAGCATCCCGACCGCGGAGGAGGCGCCGACCGACGGCTACTTCGCCAGCGCGAAGACCAAGGACGCGGACGCCACCAAGGCCTTCCTCTCCTACCTCGCCGGGGCCGAGAGCCAGTCCGCCTACATCTCGGCCTCGCAGTCGTCGAACCTGCCGACCTCGCCCGACGTCGACACCTCGGTGTTCTCGCCGCTGGTGCAGAAGGGCGTCGCGCTGCTGGCCGGCACCGAGCAGATCACCCAGTTCTTCAACCGCGACTCCTCCGACGACCTGCAGACCACGGCCGACGCGGCGCTCACCAAGTTCATCGCCCAGCCCGGCGAGGTCGACAGCATCCTGAAGGAGTGGCAGACGGCGGCCGACAAGGTCTTCAACCCGTGA
- a CDS encoding carbohydrate ABC transporter permease produces MTGTTRAAAVERPPAPSPGTPPEPPARPLVRSGKGRRITRVPAVVWLFLLIPLAVELAWVFWPAINSFYLSLTRWNGIGEPEFIGLDNFVDLGSDPIFATALVNNVIWVVGFGGLSVAIGLALAVALNKPRRGVGIYRSAIYLPMVFSLAVTGLFWRVIYQPDGVVNSFLGGIGLGDLERQWLADPTLALYAVLVAAVWRQCGYIMVLYLAGLKGVDPSLEEAAQVDGASRTQRFWRIVMPQLKGVNGVVFAVTVIDSLRTFDIVWAMTRGGPYNSTQLLSTYMFQESFTVLNLGYGSAIAVVIFLLAIVFIISYLVRATKEED; encoded by the coding sequence GTGACCGGGACGACCAGGGCGGCCGCCGTGGAGCGGCCGCCCGCCCCTTCGCCGGGGACGCCGCCGGAGCCGCCCGCTCGCCCGCTGGTCCGCTCGGGGAAGGGGCGCCGGATCACCCGGGTGCCCGCGGTGGTCTGGCTCTTCCTGCTAATCCCGCTCGCGGTCGAGCTGGCCTGGGTCTTCTGGCCGGCGATCAACTCCTTCTACCTCTCGCTCACCCGGTGGAACGGGATCGGCGAGCCGGAGTTCATCGGCCTCGACAACTTCGTCGACCTCGGCTCGGATCCGATCTTCGCGACAGCGCTGGTCAACAACGTCATCTGGGTGGTCGGCTTCGGCGGGCTCTCCGTGGCGATCGGGCTGGCGCTCGCCGTCGCGCTGAACAAGCCGCGGCGCGGCGTCGGGATCTACCGCAGCGCGATCTACCTGCCGATGGTCTTCTCGCTCGCGGTGACCGGCCTGTTCTGGCGGGTGATCTACCAGCCGGACGGTGTCGTCAACAGCTTCCTCGGCGGGATCGGCCTGGGCGACCTCGAGCGGCAGTGGCTCGCGGACCCGACGCTCGCGCTCTACGCGGTGCTGGTCGCCGCGGTCTGGCGGCAGTGCGGCTACATCATGGTGCTCTACCTGGCCGGGCTGAAGGGCGTGGACCCGAGTCTCGAGGAGGCCGCCCAGGTCGACGGCGCCTCGCGGACGCAGCGCTTCTGGCGGATCGTGATGCCGCAGCTGAAGGGCGTGAACGGCGTCGTCTTCGCGGTCACCGTGATCGACTCGCTGCGCACCTTCGACATCGTCTGGGCGATGACCCGCGGCGGGCCGTACAACTCGACGCAGCTGCTCTCGACCTACATGTTCCAGGAGAGCTTCACCGTGCTGAACCTCGGCTACGGCTCGGCGATCGCGGTCGTCATCTTCCTGCTCGCGATCGTCTTCATCATCAGCTATCTCGTGCGCGCCACGAAGGAGGAGGACTGA
- a CDS encoding carbohydrate ABC transporter permease yields MAVIAPVAPGLAAPTLPRRRVKGSWIFHAIMAPVALLWVLPMLFVLFVAVRSFDDITGNGLGALPASFSFDGFVTVFTAGLVGEALVNSLIVTVFTVFLSLLLASWAAFALSRFHIPFRRGILLLMLAGNLLPPQILLIPVSRITESLGIYDTLFALIVVQVGFGLGFYTFVLHGFMRSIPAEIFEAAQVDGAGVLRTYWRILLPLCRPSLAALGALATTWIWNDLIWAVTVLRTETNFPITAALLNIQGGYVSQWNVVASGAVVAAIPTAIVFFAFQKQFVSGLMVGSSK; encoded by the coding sequence ATGGCCGTCATCGCTCCGGTCGCGCCCGGTCTCGCCGCGCCGACCCTCCCTCGCCGCCGGGTGAAGGGCTCGTGGATCTTCCACGCGATCATGGCGCCGGTCGCGCTGCTCTGGGTGCTGCCGATGCTGTTCGTGCTCTTCGTGGCCGTCCGCAGCTTCGACGACATCACCGGCAACGGGCTCGGCGCCCTGCCGGCGAGCTTCAGCTTCGACGGCTTCGTCACGGTGTTCACGGCCGGGCTGGTCGGCGAGGCACTGGTGAACAGCCTGATCGTCACGGTCTTCACCGTGTTCCTGTCGCTGCTGCTCGCCTCCTGGGCGGCGTTCGCGCTCAGCCGGTTCCACATCCCGTTCCGCCGGGGGATCCTGCTGCTGATGCTGGCGGGCAACCTGCTGCCGCCGCAGATCCTGCTGATCCCGGTCTCGCGGATCACCGAGAGTCTCGGGATCTACGACACACTCTTCGCGCTGATCGTGGTGCAGGTCGGCTTCGGGCTCGGCTTCTACACCTTCGTGCTGCACGGCTTCATGCGGTCGATCCCGGCCGAGATCTTCGAGGCGGCGCAGGTCGACGGCGCGGGGGTGCTGCGCACCTACTGGCGGATCCTGCTGCCGCTGTGCCGGCCGTCGCTCGCGGCGCTCGGCGCTCTGGCGACGACCTGGATCTGGAACGACCTGATCTGGGCGGTCACCGTGCTGCGGACCGAGACCAACTTCCCGATCACGGCGGCGCTGCTCAACATCCAGGGCGGCTACGTGAGTCAGTGGAACGTGGTCGCCTCGGGCGCGGTGGTCGCGGCGATCCCGACCGCGATCGTGTTCTTCGCGTTCCAGAAGCAGTTCGTCTCGGGGCTGATGGTGGGCTCGAGCAAGTAG
- a CDS encoding DUF5107 domain-containing protein: MAVIAEASQLIAPPPAAADLLAQGAAAVWETTITLPTYTPEEPVQLPMFLDRRVYQGSSGRVYPLPFIDRIASEAVDQEWRVVVLENEFVQVVVLPELGGRIYSGYDKTTGYDFFYRNTVIKPALVGLAGPWISGGVEFNWPQHHRPGTYLPTAWSLERAEDGSVVVWCSDHDPFSRMKGLHGVRLHPGSSLVELDVRLHNRTSERHTFLWWANVAARVHDDYQSFFPRDVRYVADHARRAITAFPAADRPYYGVDYPALAAERGDGSTKDGPPADRIDWYRNIPVPTSYMVVRTDDSFFGGYDHRAGAGFVHWADRRFAPGKKQWTWGDAPFGHAWDAQLTDADGPYVELMAGVYTDNQPDFSWLMPGETKTFSQYWYPISGIGVAHQATRDAAVHLDVEAGSVRVGVATTRRFPGATATLRADGAVLHEWTVDLEPGQPLLADLPTTRTGPEGLRITVVSHGSTLLDYEVPAEFDDAEPEIATEPLPPAETASVDELYLVGVHLAQYRHPTRSPLPYWEEALRRDPGDARVHLALADHAYRRGEYADALAHADAAIRRLTARNGNPADTEAFYLRGLILRRLGRTTEAATAFGKAAWVGKWAHAALFESARLSAAAGDHAAALEDLATSLRLDTDDLRARALRAVCLRALGRVGEAERSLHKTLRLDPLDQLARTLTGTDPADAHESIDVALDLASFGETGEARRLLRAVAGGNAGTSGAGNAAPIAAYLLARLGEPVDTRALDLTRAFPAGLDAHDALTAAVEADPADSTARALLGMLLYDTGRRAEAAEHWRRAIADGGADAVTHRNAGLAAYNDEADDDAAWAHYLRARELAPRDARLLYELDQLADRLGHSAADRLERLEDEHDLTLSRDDLTVEYAGLLIAAGRAQEALSLLESRRFQPWEGGEGRTLAAWDAARAALGLEPATPPSTLGEARPRFDAPQATLEDGSTDYFATSLPALLLFHRD; encoded by the coding sequence ATGGCAGTCATCGCAGAAGCCTCGCAGCTCATCGCGCCCCCGCCGGCGGCGGCCGACCTCCTCGCGCAGGGCGCGGCGGCCGTCTGGGAGACGACGATCACCCTCCCGACCTACACCCCCGAGGAGCCGGTGCAGCTGCCGATGTTCCTCGACCGCCGCGTCTACCAGGGCTCGAGCGGGCGGGTGTACCCGCTGCCCTTCATCGATCGGATCGCCTCCGAGGCCGTCGACCAGGAGTGGCGCGTCGTCGTCCTCGAGAACGAGTTCGTCCAGGTCGTCGTCCTGCCCGAGCTCGGCGGCCGGATCTACTCCGGCTACGACAAGACCACCGGCTACGACTTCTTCTACCGCAACACCGTCATCAAGCCGGCGCTGGTCGGCCTGGCCGGCCCGTGGATCAGCGGCGGCGTCGAGTTCAACTGGCCGCAGCACCACCGGCCCGGCACCTACCTGCCCACCGCCTGGAGCCTCGAGCGCGCCGAGGACGGCTCGGTCGTCGTCTGGTGCAGCGACCACGACCCGTTCAGCCGGATGAAGGGCCTGCACGGCGTGCGCCTGCACCCGGGCTCGAGCCTCGTCGAGCTCGACGTGCGCCTGCACAACCGCACCAGCGAGCGGCACACCTTCCTCTGGTGGGCGAACGTCGCGGCGCGGGTGCACGACGACTACCAGTCGTTCTTCCCGCGCGACGTCCGCTACGTCGCCGACCACGCCCGCCGCGCCATCACCGCCTTCCCGGCGGCCGACCGCCCCTACTACGGCGTCGACTACCCGGCCCTCGCGGCCGAGCGCGGTGACGGATCGACGAAGGACGGCCCGCCCGCCGACCGGATCGACTGGTACCGCAACATCCCGGTCCCCACCTCCTACATGGTCGTCCGCACCGACGACTCCTTCTTCGGCGGCTACGACCACCGCGCCGGAGCGGGCTTCGTGCACTGGGCCGACCGCCGCTTCGCGCCCGGCAAGAAGCAGTGGACCTGGGGCGACGCGCCGTTCGGGCACGCCTGGGACGCGCAGCTCACCGACGCCGACGGCCCCTACGTCGAGCTGATGGCGGGCGTCTACACCGACAACCAGCCCGACTTCTCCTGGCTGATGCCCGGCGAGACCAAGACCTTCTCGCAGTACTGGTACCCGATCAGCGGCATCGGAGTGGCGCACCAGGCGACCCGCGACGCGGCCGTGCACCTCGACGTCGAGGCCGGGAGCGTCCGCGTGGGCGTCGCGACGACCCGCCGCTTCCCCGGAGCGACCGCGACCCTGCGCGCCGACGGCGCCGTCCTGCACGAGTGGACCGTCGACCTCGAGCCCGGGCAGCCGCTGCTCGCCGACCTGCCGACCACCCGCACCGGCCCGGAGGGTCTGCGCATCACGGTCGTCTCGCACGGCTCGACCCTTCTCGACTACGAGGTGCCCGCCGAGTTCGACGACGCCGAGCCGGAGATCGCGACCGAGCCGCTGCCACCCGCCGAGACCGCCTCCGTCGACGAGCTCTACCTCGTCGGCGTCCACCTCGCGCAGTACCGGCACCCGACCCGCTCGCCGCTGCCCTACTGGGAGGAGGCGCTGCGCCGCGATCCCGGCGACGCGCGAGTGCACCTCGCCCTCGCCGACCACGCCTACCGCCGCGGCGAGTACGCCGATGCCCTCGCCCACGCCGACGCCGCGATCCGGCGCCTCACCGCCCGCAACGGCAACCCGGCCGACACCGAGGCCTTCTACCTGCGCGGGCTGATCCTGCGCCGCCTCGGCCGCACGACCGAGGCAGCCACCGCCTTCGGCAAGGCCGCCTGGGTCGGGAAGTGGGCGCACGCCGCCCTGTTCGAGAGCGCGAGGCTCTCCGCTGCCGCCGGCGACCACGCCGCGGCGCTGGAGGACCTCGCGACCTCGCTGCGCCTCGACACCGACGACCTCCGCGCCCGTGCCCTGCGCGCGGTCTGCCTCCGCGCGCTCGGCCGCGTCGGCGAGGCCGAGCGGTCCCTCCACAAGACCCTGCGCCTCGATCCGCTCGACCAGCTCGCCCGCACGCTCACCGGCACCGACCCGGCCGACGCGCACGAGAGCATCGACGTCGCGCTCGACCTCGCCTCGTTCGGCGAGACCGGCGAGGCCCGCCGACTGCTCCGCGCCGTCGCCGGCGGGAACGCCGGCACCTCGGGAGCGGGCAACGCCGCGCCGATCGCCGCCTACCTCCTGGCCCGGCTCGGCGAGCCCGTCGACACTCGCGCGCTCGATCTCACCCGCGCCTTCCCCGCCGGCCTCGACGCGCACGACGCGCTGACCGCCGCGGTCGAGGCGGACCCCGCCGACAGCACCGCCCGGGCGCTGCTCGGCATGCTCCTCTACGACACCGGCCGCCGCGCCGAGGCCGCCGAGCACTGGCGCCGCGCGATCGCGGACGGCGGCGCCGACGCCGTGACCCACCGCAACGCGGGCCTCGCCGCCTACAACGACGAGGCCGACGACGACGCCGCCTGGGCGCACTACCTCCGCGCCCGCGAGCTCGCCCCACGCGACGCACGCCTGCTCTACGAGCTCGACCAGCTCGCCGACCGCCTGGGCCACTCCGCCGCCGACCGCCTGGAGCGCCTCGAGGACGAGCACGACCTCACGCTCTCCCGCGACGACCTGACCGTCGAGTACGCCGGACTGCTGATCGCCGCGGGGCGCGCGCAGGAGGCGCTGTCGCTCCTCGAGTCGCGCCGCTTCCAGCCGTGGGAGGGCGGCGAGGGCCGCACCCTCGCGGCCTGGGACGCGGCTCGCGCCGCGCTCGGCCTCGAGCCGGCGACGCCGCCGTCGACGCTCGGCGAGGCGCGTCCCCGGTTCGACGCCCCGCAGGCGACCCTCGAGGACGGCTCCACCGACTACTTCGCCACGAGCCTGCCCGCGCTCCTGCTCTTCCACCGCGACTGA